The nucleotide window CGGCGGGCATCGTCACCATCGCCAATCCTTCGGTCGAACGGACCCTCGGTCTCGCGGCGGATGCCATCGTCGGTAAGCCCCTGGTCCAGGCGGTGCCCGAACTCCAGGCCATCCTTCCCGAGGGCGGGGAGGGGCGCCTCCGCGCCCTGCAGCAGCAGATCCAGCTGACCCGCGACGGACGCGAGCGCACCGTCACCGTGCGCGTCACCAGCGAGCAGGCCCAGGGCGGTGCCCGTGGCTTCGTGGTGACCCTCGACGACATCACCGACCTCGTCTCGGCCCAGCGGACCTCGGCCTGGGCCGACGTGGCGCGCCGCATCGCCCACGAGATCAAGAACCCGCTGACCCCGATCCAGCTCTCGGCCGAGCGCATCCGGCGCAAGTACGGAAAGGTGATCGTCGCGGACAAGGACGTGTTCGACCAGTGCACGGCGACGATCATCCGCCAGGTCGACGAAATCAAGCGCATGGTCGACGAGTTCTCGTCCTTCGCGCGGATGCCCAAACCCGCGATCGCCCGGAACGACCTCAGCGAGATCGCCAAGCAGAACCTGTTCATGATGCGGGTGGCGCATCCCGACATGGATTTCGGCTTCACCGAGGCCGGTCAGGACCGCCTTCATGCCGCCTTCGACATCCGGCTCCTGTCGCAGGCGATCACCAACATCCTCAAGAATGCCGTGGAGGCCGTCTCGGCCGTGCCCGAAGCCGAGCTCGGCAAGGGCAGGGTCGATCTGCGCCTCCTCGTCGAGGACGGCTTCGCGGTGATCGAGATCACCGACAACGGCAAAGGCTTTCCGTTGGAGGGGCGCCAGCGGCTGCTCGAGCCCTATATGACCACGCGCGAGGGTGGCACCGGGCTCGGGCTCGCCATCGTCAGCAAGGTCCTCGAAGAGCATGGCGGGGGCATCGAACTGAACGACAATCCCGACGGTCGGGGCGGTCGCGTGCGGATGCGCGTGCCGCTCGACACCCAGGAAAAGACGCCGGAGGGTCGCCCCTCCGCACAGGCCGAGAAGGCTGCCGCACCGACGGCGCCCCCAATCGCGGAGATGACGTCATGAGCGCCGATATCCTGATCGTCGACGACGAGGCCGACATCCGCGACCTCGTCGCCGGTATCCTCGACGACGAAGGCCACCGCACCCGCACGGCCGGGGGCTCCGACGAGGCGCTGGCCGCCATCGAGGCGCGCCGGCCCCACCTCGTTTTCCTCGACATCTGGCTCCAGGGCTCGCGCCTCGATGGATTGCAGGTGCTCGACCAGATCAAGATCGGGCATCCCGACCTGCCGGTGGTGATGATCTCGGGCCACGGCAACATCGAGACGGCGGTGGCGGCCATCAAGGCCGGCGCCTACGACTTCATCGAGAAGCCGTTCAAGGCGGACAGGCTCATCCTGGTCGCCGAGCGCGCCCTCGAAGCCTCCCGCCTCAAGCGCGAGGTACGCGACCTGAAGGCGCGGTCCGGCCAGGCGAGCCGGCTCGTCGGCGGGTCCGTGGCGGTCAACCAGTTGCGCCAGACGGTAGAGCGGGTCGCCCCGACCAATGCCCGCGTGATGATCCTCGGCGCGCCGGGATCGGGCAAGGAACTCTCTGCGCGGACCCTCCACGGATCGTCAGCCCGTGCCAGCGGCCCCTTCGTCGTCATCAACGCGGCGATGATCACGCCGGAAACGATGGAGGCGGAACTGTTCGGCGTCGAAGCCGGGGAGGGTCGTGCCCGCCGGGTCGGTGCGCTCGAGGAGGCCCATGGCGGCTCCCTCTACATCGACGAGATCGCGGACATGCCGCGCGAGACCCAGAATCGCATCCTGCGGGTGCTGGTGGATCAGAACTTCCAGCGCGTCGGCGGCACGACGCGCGTGCATGTGGACGTGCGCATCATCTCCTCCTCGTCGCGCGACCTCGCCGAGGAAATCGCTGCCGGCCGCTTCCGCGAGGACCTGTTCCACCGCCTCTCGGTGGTGCCGATCCGGGTGCCGTCCCTGTCCGAGCGGCGCGAGGACGTGCCGGAACTGATCACCTTCTTCATGGAGCAGATCTCGGCCGCGACCGGCCTCGCCCGCAGGCGCATCGCGGAGGACGCCATGGCGGTCCTGCAATCGCATGACTGGCCCGGCAACATCCGTCAGCTGCGCAACAACGTCGAGCGGCTGATGATCCTCACCCATGCCGATCCGGAGCAGGAGGTGACCTCCGAAATGCTGCCCACGGAGATCGGCGCGCTCGTTCCGACGACGCCGAACGGCGCGGGTGGCGAGAAGCTGATGAGCCTCGCCTTGCGTGAAGCGCGGGAAATCTTCGAGCGCGAGTATCTGATCGCGCAGATTGCACGATTCTCCGGAAACATTTCGCGGACCGCCGAGTTCATCGGCATGGAACGGTCGGCACTGCACCGCAAGTTGAAGTCGCTCGGCATCGGACCTTGATGGACGATGCGTCTGCGTCCCCTTGCATGTAGACGACAATGACCGTGTAATAGCCGAGGTTGTCCGGTTTCACCGGGCGATCGGACATTCGAACCGACAAGAACCCGTCAGTCACGGCGGGCATCAGGTTTGCAAGAAGGATTAATAAAAATGGCGGGCGAACGCGCTCAGAATCTGCAGGACACGTTTCTCAACCATGTCCGCAAGAACAAGATCCCGCTCACGATCTTCCTCGTCAATGGCGTCAAACTTCAGGGCGTCGTGACGTGGTTCGACAACTTTTGCGTTCTTCTACGCCGCGACGGCCATTCGCAACTCGTCTACAAGCACGCCATCTCGACCATCATGCCCGGACATCCGGTCCAGTTGTTCGAACCGGACGAGACGGCGCCCGAGAAGGCGTGAGGCAGCGTCGCTAGTCTCCGCATGACGAAACGTCACCGTCCATCAGACGCCGAAGAACGGCTGAAGATCGAACACTGCCCTTGTTTGACGTCGGTAAAAGCCCATTCTCCGGATATTCAGGGGACAGGGTCGAACCACACTTCATGACGCAAATGACAACGCCGGGCGAAGCCCGGCTCCAGGCAATGGCCGCTCCCGAGGGTGAGATCGCGGCTGCGACCCATACGCTGGTGATCGGTCCCTATCTCACGCGTGCCGCCGCCCCCAAAGCGAGCGGGGCACCGGTCCTCGTCACACGCTCCAGCGACGCGAGAATCGACGAGGCGGCAGGCCTCGCCGCCGCGATCGAGCTGGACGTGATCGAAGCGATCATCGCACCGGTCTCGCGCATCCGGCCCTCCACCTATCTCGGCAAGGGCCGCGTCGAGGAACTCGCCGGACGGATCAAGGCCGAGGAGATCGGCCTCGTCGTGATGGATTGCGCCCTCTCTCCGGTGCAGCAGCGCAACCTGGAAAAGGCCTTCGGCTGCAAGGTCATCGACCGCACCGGTCTCATTCTCGAAATCTTCGGCCGGCGAGCCTCGACACGCGAGGGCACGCTGCAGGTCGAGCACGCCCATCTCGCCTACCAGAGAAGCCGGCTCGTGCGGTCCTGGACCCATCTCGAACGCCAGCGCGGCGGCTTCGGCTTCCTCGGCGGCCCCGGCGAGACGCAGATCGAGGCCGATCGCCGGATGATCCAGGAGCGGATGACCAAGATCGAGCGCGAGCTCGACAGCGTGACCCGCACCCGCGGCCTGCATCGCGAGAGCCGCGCGCGGGTGCCGTACCCGATCGTGGCGCTCGTCGGCTACACCAATGCCGGCAAGTCGACGCTGTTCAATGCCCTGACCAAGGCGGAGGTGATGGCCAAGGACATGCTGTTCGCCACCCTCGACCCGACGGCGCGGGCGACGAAGCTGCCGCACGGCGAGACGGTGATCCTGTCGGACACGGTGGGCTTCATCTCGGAGCTGCCGACCGCGCTCATCGCCGCCTTCCGCGCCACGCTCGAGGACGTGATCGAGGCCGATATCCTGCTTCATGTCCGCGACGTCAGCCACGTCGATTCGGAAGCGCAGGCGGAGGATGTCGGCGACGTGCTGCGGGAACTCGGCATCGAGACGACGGCGGAGCGAATCATCGAGGTCTGGAACAAGGCCGATCTGCTCGATGATTCGGAGCGCACCCGCCTGCTCAACCTGAGCGCCCAGGGACGAAGCGACCGGGACAGCGATGTGCCGATCCTGGTCTCGGCCCTGACCGGGGAAGGCTTGGCGGCCTTGTCGGGACGAATCGAGGCGCGAATCGCCAAGCGGCGCTCGACCTTCGCGGTGACCCTGGCGCCCGAAGACGGCGCGGCACTGAACTGGCTCTACGAAAACGCGGAAGTGCTGGACCGTCGCGCCGAGGAGGAGGGCACCATCCACCTCGCCATCCGCGTGGCGCCCGAGAAGGAGCCGCGCTTCCTCAACCGTTTCTCCAGCGCGCGAAAGCTGAGCCGGGCGGAGTAGCGGAGCGCATCCGCCGGTCCGGACGTAAAAAAGCCCGGCTCCTGAAGGGCCGGGGGTGAAGTTTCGGGTCTGAAACCGCTCCGAAGGGTGGATGGCACTCTTCGGAGTCGGCAGGAGCGACGTGGCTTACGGCTGCAGCACGCTGTTGATGACGTGGATCACGCCGTTCGACTGCATCACGTTGGCGATGGTCACCTTGGCGGTGTTGCCCTTGGTGTCGGTCAGGTACACGGCCTTGCCCTTGGTCTGAACCACGAGCGGCGTGCCCTGCACGGTCTTGATCTGGCCTTCACCGCCACCGTCCTTGGCGATCTTCATGAGGTCCTTGGCGGTCAGGGTGCCGGGGACGACGTGGTAGGTCAGGATCGAGGTGAGGGTCGCCTTGTTCTCGGGCTTCACCAGGGTCTCGACGGTGCCGGCCGGCAGCTTGGCGAAGGCGGCGTTGGTGGGCGCGAAGACGGTGAACGGGCCGGCGCTGGCCAGGGTGTCGACGAGGCCGGCGGCCTTCACGGCGGCGACGAGGGTGGTGTGGTCCTTCGAATTGACCGCGTTCTCGACGATGTTCTTGGAGGCATACATCGGAGCGCCGCCGACCATCGGGTTCTTGGCGAGCGCGGCCACCGGGAAGGCGGCGCCCATGGAGAAGGCGAGCGCGACGGCGGCGATCGTGGAAGCCATGGGGCGACGGGCGTGAGCGTTGGTCATGGAGCGTTTCCTCTTGGACTGATGCCCCTTCGAGGGGGGTCATCGCTCGTTACGGAGCGCGGAAGAGGAAAGTTTCGGAAGAGCTGGAAAAAGTCGCGGTGAGCCGGTGGATCGCGCCGTTCGAGCCGCCGGCGGGGCCGGGACGACTTGCTGCTCCGATGACGACTTGCTGCTCCGATGACGACTCGCGCCCGATCCCATCGACGAGCCACGGACATCGACGACCAGGCAAACGAAAGCCCGTCCGACCAGAAGGTCGGGCGGGCTTTCGCGATTTGCGTAGCGGCGAGGATGAACCTCGCCGCATGGCTCGTGATCAGTACGTCTCTGATCAGTACTTGCGGATGATCGGCGCGGCAGCGGCGACCGGGGTCGGCGAGTACAGCGGAGCGATGATGCGGAACCAGCCTTCGGTGGCTTCGCCGGCGCGGGTCGCGGAAGCGACGGTACGGGCGCCGTAGGCCTGGACGGTGAACGGTCCGAAGTCGTAGCCGATGAGGCCACCCATGCGGAAGTAGCCGCGGTCGCCAGCAGCAAGGCTGAACGCGCTGGTGTCGAAGTTATAGGTGCCGTAACCGATGGCGCCGATCTCGAACTTGCCGAACTTCTTGGTCGCGGTGAGGTCGAGGTTGAGCGAGTCGGAGATGTTGAACGGACCGAAGGTGTTGCCGAAGCCCACCGTGTTGCCGCCGCCGGAGAAGCGACCCGGCGAGTCGTAGACGTTGGCGGTCAGGTTGGCGGTCAGGTTGTAGCCATCACCGGTGTAGCTGCCGGCAACGCCGAAGCGGTAGGTGTTGGAGGACAGCTGGCCGAGGACCGGAGCGCCGGCAAATGCGCCGTTGTTCTGCACGAGAACGCCGCGATCGCCATTGAGGTCGTTCAGGTAGGCGCCGCCGAGCAAGCTGACGCCGAAGTTGTTGCCGAGATCGAAGGCCCAGATGCCGCCGACGAACGTACCGACGTTGATCGAGAGATCCTTGATGCCCGTGGGGCCGCCGCGCTTGCCGAAGGCAAAGACGGTCGGGGGAGCAACGAGCAACTCGATGCGGCCGCCGAGCGGAACCAGCGGGGTCGACCAGACGAGCACGGGAATGTTCACGCCGACGTCGACGGCACCGACGTCGTTGCTGCGGTACACGAAGGTGTTGAGGGCGTAGATACCCTCGGGCAGCGGAGCGCCGGTGGCGAGGCCGACCTGCTCACCGGGAACGGTGGTGGTCTGAGCGTAAGAAGCCGTAGCAGTCATGCCCATGGTGAGCGCGAGCGCTCCGGTGGCAAGCCAGTTCTTCGTCATTTTCTATGTCCTTCCCAAGGATTTCAGGCGCCCGCCACGCAGTCCTACGAACCATCTTGCTGTTGCGCTGCGTTTTCGCAGCTTGTTCGCAACCGGTTCGTAGGGCCCCCCTTGCGGCCCGAATTCGTGTCTCAACGCTCAGAACTATTCTACAGGACGGATCGGATTGACAGTCCAATGCTTGGGATCGAGGCAGTTCCAAATCGACCGTTGCGGAAAAGCCGCAATTTGGGCGCGGTGCAGCGCAAGGTTTTGTTAACTTTATCAGCAGGAAACCGCCGGGCATGGCGTCGCATTAAGCAAGGCGTCGGCAAAATAGCGCTGAATGGTCAAGCTGTTGCGCCAGACCGGGCGACCGGGACGATTGCGCAACGGGATATGGCGGCTTGCGCAAGCCGGAGCGACCGGAACCGGGCTTCGTCCAGGGCCTGTGCGCCGCAACAAGCCCCTCGTCGCGCGCCACGGTCGAATCAAGCTTGGCCCGGACGGGACGCGGCGCCTATTCCGCCGCGTCCCGTCCCTTGGACGCGATCTCGGCGAGGGGCCGGCGGGCCAGCACGTCGCGCAGGAACCGGCCGGTATGGCTCGCCTTCGACTTGGCGATCTGCTCCGGCGTGCCCTCGGCGACGACGACACCACCGCCATCACCGCCCTCGGGACCCATGTCGATGACCCAGTCGGCGGTCTTGATGACCTCGAGGTTGTGCTCGATCACCACAACGGTGTTGCCCTGATCGACCAGTTCGTGGAGCACTTCCATGAGCTTGGCGACATCGTGGAAGTGAAGGCCGGTGGTCGGCTCGTCGAGGATATAGAGGGTGCGTCCGGTCGCGCGCTTCGAGAGTTCCTTCGAGAGCTTCACCCGCTGCGCCTCGCCGCCCGACAGGGTGGTGGCCTGCTGGCCGACCTTGACGTAGCCGAGGCCGACGCGGGCCAGCGTCTCCATCTTCTCGCGGATGGTCGGCACCGCCTTGAACAGGTCGGCCGCCTCCTCGACGGTCATGTCGAGCACGTCGGCGATGGAATGGTTGCGGTACTTCACCTCCAGCGTCTCACGGTCGTAGCGGCGGCCCTTGCAGACGTCGCAGGTGACGTAGACGTCCGGCAGGAAGTGCATCTCGATCTTGATGACGCCGTCGCCCGAGCAGGCCTCGCAGCGCCCGCCCTTGACGTTGAAGGAGAAGCGACCCGCCTGGTAACCGCGCGCCTTGGCCTCCGGCAGACCGGCGAACCAATCGCGAATCGGGGTGAAGGCGCCGGTATAGGTCGCCGGGTTCGAGCGCGGGGTGCGGCCGATCGGCGATTGGTCGATGTCGATGACCTTGTCGAGATTCTCGAGTCCCTCGAGGCGGTCGAACGGGGCCGGGTGCTCCATGGCGCCGTTGAGGGATTTGGCCACCGCCTTGTAGAGCGTGTCGATGATGAGGGTGGACTTGCCGCCGCCCGAGACGCCCGAGACGCAGGTGAAGGTGCCGAGCGGGATATCGACGCTGACGTCCTTCAGGTTGTTGCCGCGGGCACCGACGAGGGTCAGCTTGCCCTTCTTCGCCTTGCGCCGGGCGGTGGGCGTGCGCACGCTCATCTCGCCGGTGAGGTATTTGGCGGTGAGCGAGGCCGGGTTCTTCAGCACCTCCTCCGGCGTACCCTGCGCGATGATCCGGCCGCCATGGATACCGGCGCCCGGGCCCACATCGACCACGTAATCCGCCTGCAGGATGGCGTCCTCGTCGTGCTCGACGACGATCACCGAGTTGCCGAGGTCGCGCAGGCGCTTCAGCGTGCCGAGCAGGCGCTCGTTGTCGCGCTGATGCAGGCCGATGGAGGGCTCGTCGAGAACGTAGAGCACGCCCGTGAGGCCCGAGCCGATCTGCGAAGCGAGGCGGATGCGCTGGCTCTCGCCGCCCGAGAGCGAGCCCGAGCCGCGGGCGAGGGTGAGGTAGTCGAGGCCGACATCGACGAGGAAGGTCAGCCGATCGCGGATCTCCTTGAGGATGCGGAAGGCGATCTCGTTCTGCTTGTCCGTGAGCTTGTCGGATAGTTCCGAGAACCAGCGATGCCCCTCGCGCACCGAGAGCCCGGTGACCTCGCCGATATCCTGCAGGGCGACCTTGACCGACAGGGCCTCGATCTTGAGCCGCTTGCCGCCGCAGGAGGCGCAGGGAGTCTCGCTCATGAACCGGGCGATCTCGTCGCGCGAGGCGTCGCTCTCGGTCTCCTTGTAGCGCCGTTCCAGATTCGGGATCACGCCCTCGAACGGCTTGTTCACCTCGTAGGCGCGCATGCCGTCATTATAGGCGAAGCGGATCGACTCACGGCCGGAGCCATAGAGGATCACCTTGTGCGCCGTCTCCGGCAGGTCGGACCAGGGCGATGTGGTCTTGAAGCCGTAATGCCCGGCCAGCGCGTCCAGGGTCTGACCGTAATAAGGCGAGGTCGATTTCGCCCAGGGGCCGACGGCGCCGCGCTTGAGACTGAGCTTGACGTCCGAGATCACGAGCTCGGGGTCAATCCTCATCTCATGGCCGATACCGCCGCAGGTCGGGCAGGCTCCGAACGGATTGTTGAACGAGAACAGCCGCGGCTCGATCTCGGCGATGGTGAAGCCGGAGACCGGACAGGCGAACCGCGAGGAGAAGGTGATGGTCTCGCCCTCGGACGGATCGGCGAACTCGATCAGCGCGATGCCGTCGGCCAGTTCCAGAGCCGTCTCGAACGAATCGGCGAGACGCGCCGCGATGTCGGAGCGCACGACGAGGCGGTCGACCACCACGTCGATATCGTGCTTGAGCTTCTTGTCGAGCTTCGGCGCGTCATCGATCGGGTAATACTCGCCGTCGATGCGCAGGCGCTGGAAACCCTTCTTCTGGAACTCGGCGATCTCCTTGCGGTACTCGCCCTTGCGGCCGCGCACCACCGGAGCCAGGAGATAGAGCCGGCTCTTCTCGGGCATCGCCAGCACCCTGTCGACCATCTGGCTGACGGTCTGGCTCTCGATCGGAAGCCCGGTGGCCGGCGAATAGGGGATGCCGACCCGCGCCCAGAGCAGGCGCATGTAATCGTAGATCTCGGTGACCGTCCCCACGGTGGAGCGCGGGTTCTTCGACGTCGTCTTCTGCTCGATGGAGATGGCCGGCGAGAGCCCGTCGATCTGGTCGACATCGGGCTTCGACATCATCTCGAGGAACTGGCGGGCATAGGCCGAGAGCGATTCGACGTAGCGGCGCTGGCCTTCCGCGTAGATCGTGTCGAAGGCGAGCGACGACTTGCCCGAGCCGGACAGGCCGGTGAAGACGACCAGCTTGTCGCGCGGGATCGTGAGATCGATGTTCTTGAGATTGTGCTCGCGCGCGCCGCGGACAGCGATGACACGGCGATCCTGAACTCCGTCGAACAGCTTCTGAAGCTTGGCGTCGTCCGCGGCATCGGCATGCTTCGCGGCGGCTTTGGCTCTGGCCATGAGGTCTCTTCGCGGTGGGATGGGCGAGCGGCGGCACCGGAACTCTCGCCGGATATCGGGGAATATGTCGTCCGCCCAGGCGGGATCGGCAAGTGCCAGTTCGGCATGCGGGTGCCGGGCGCCGAGATGTCATGCGTTCAGTGCAGTATCCACGTACGGATCGGACCTGTCAGACTCGCGAAGCGTATTCGGAAAGCCGTCGACAAGCATCCGGAGCCGGACTGGTGCAACAATGAATTTTGCGCAATCGAAACGCTGCGTATTCAGATTTGATCGCCCAGCCGATGCACACGCAATCGATCAGATTTATCGAATGAATGCACGGATGAGTTTCAGATTTAACGATTTATTATGTCGCCACAAACAAAATGAATGCATAACGCAGGCGACATCGATCTCGAAGCAAGAACCCGTCGTCAAGCTCAGATCTCATCTGCGATCCTCGCGATCACCGTCCGACGAGAAGAGTCAAACACCATGTTCAATGGCTGGGGCACGTCGGCAATCGAAGCAAAAGCGAAGCTCGATGCCGTCGATCGTTCGAACGGGATCATCGAATTCGCCCTCGACGGCACGATCCTCATGGCCAACCAGAACTTCCTCGATGCGGTAGGCTACACGCTGGACGAGATCAAAGGCCGTCATCACAGCCTGTTCGTCGAAGCGGATGAGAGGAACAGTCCCGACTACCTGCAATTCTGGGCCGATCTGCGCACCGGACGCTTTCAGGCCGCGGAGTATCGTCGGCTCGGTAAAGGCGGTCGGGAAATCTGGATCGAGGCGTCCTACAACCCCGTCCTCGACCGGAGCGGAAAACCCTACAAGGTGATCAAGCTCGCGACCGACGTCACCCGACGCAAGATCGAGGATGCGGATCGCAAGGGCCAAGTCGAGGCGATCGGCAAGTCCCAGGCGGTGATCGCGTTCGACCTCGACGGTACCATCCTCGACGCCAACGACAATTTCCTGACGGCTCTGGGTTACACGCTGCCCGAGATCGTCGGCCGGCATCATCGGCTCTTCGTGGAGGAGACGGCCAGGGAGGGCGCGGCCTATGCCGAGTTCTGGAATGCCCTCAAGCGCGGCGTGTACCAGGCCGGGCAATTCAAGCGAATCGCGAAGGACGGCCGCGAGATCTGGATCGAGGCATCCTACAACCCGATCCTCGACGCGAGCGGACGGCCCTACAAGGTGGTGAAGTTCTCGACCGACATCACCGCGCAGATCACGCTCCTCACCGATCTCAAGCTCATCATCGAGCGGAATTTCAGCGCCATCGACCAGGCTCTCGCCATTTCCAGCGATGCCTCGTCGTCAGCCACCGACGCGGCTCAGTCGACGGCCGAGAACGTGCAGACCGTGGCTGCGGCAGCCGAGGAACTGGCAGCCTGCGTCGCGGAAATCTCGCAAAGCATGGCGAAATCGCAGGAAGCGACGGACGAGGCCAGCATCCAGGTTCAGGCGGCCGGGCACTTCACGCAGCAGCTTTCCGATGCGGCCACCGCCATGGGCGGCATCGTCGGCCTGATCCGCACCATCGCCGGCCAGATCAATCTGCTGGCGCTCAATGCGACGATCGAATCGGCCCGCGCCGGCGAGGCCGGTCGAGGGTTCGCCGTGGTGGCGCAGGAGGTGAAGAACCTCGCCAATCAGGCGGCCCGCGCCACGGAGCGGATCACCGGCGAGATCGACAGCGTTCAGACGATCTCGAAGCAGGTCGTCGCCGCCCTCGGTACGATCGGCACTTCGGTGGAGACGATGCGCGATCACGTGGTCTCGACCGCTGCGGCGGTGGAGGAGCAGAGCGTCGTCACCCGTGACATGTCCTCGAACATGCAGGTGGCGGCAGGCGCGGTCAGCACGATCGCGCAGAATGTCCGCGGCATCTCCGGATCCGTCCTCAGCGTCTCCGACGCCGTCGGCACGACCAAGAACGCCGTTCGGGTTCTGGCCCGCTGACAGCGCCCCATCGCAGGACCTGCGGCCGGAGCGATCGCGCTCCGGCCCGTTGACGGGCGTACCGGGCGGCGTCTTTCCGTCTAAAGGCCGCCCTGAAAGCCGCATAACGGCGCGACGACCCTGCAGATCAGGCCGCCCGGCTCGTAATCGATGGAGACCTCGCCACCGACGGCGCCGGCGAGCCCGCGCTCGATGAGGCGCGAGCCGAATCCCTTCCGGGTCGGGGGCTGGACCGGCGGGCCGCCCTGTTCGGACCATGTGATGTGGATCGTGTCGTCCCCGCCGACGCCCGCCACGCTCCACTCCACGATCACCCGGCCGTCCGGTCGGGACAGGGCACCGTACTTGGCCGCATTGGTGGCGAGTTCGTGCATCATCAGGGCGAGCGACAGGGCCGCCTTGGAGCCGATGACGATCTCCGGCCCCGACAGGTGGAACCGGCCGGGCTGGTGGTCGTCGTGGAGGGACAGCGCGCTCGTCACGACGGCCGACATTCCGGCACTCTCCCGCTCTCCGGTCAGCAGGATATCGTGGGCCTTGCCGAGGGCGATCAGGCGCGCGGCGAGAGCGTGTTTCGCGGCCTCGATATCGGTGACGTTCCGCAGGCTCTGCGAGGCGATCGCCTGAACCATCGCGAGCGTGTTCTTCATGCGGTGGCTGAGTTCGCGGTTGAGGATGCGCTGCTGCTCGTCCGCCTCGATCCGGGTCAGACCGCTCCAGGCCCGCTCCGCCACTTCCCGAACGAAGACGATCTCACCGTGGGTCCAGGCGCGCGGGGCCGATTCCGTCGCGTAGAGAACGCCGACGAGACGGCCACGCTGGAGCAGGGGCACCGAGATGACCGCCCGCACGCCCCGGGCGATGTAGAGTTCCGCATCCGCCTCGAGATCGGACGCGCTGCCGAGATCGGCCACCGCCAGCACCTCTCCGCGCCGGAGGCTGGCGATGCTGACGGGAAACTCCTCCAGCCTCAGGGTTCGCGTCGGAAGCGCCGCTCCGTCGGACGACCACGCATGGGCGACCGTCACCAGCCCCGCCGCGAGGTCGACCGTGCCGTAGCCGGCACTCGTCGTGCCGAGGGTCCGGCCCAGGATCTCGGCCGTCATGGTCACGACGTCGGCGTTCGAGCGCAGGTCGCGCAGACGGTCACCGAGGCTGATCAGCGCTTCGCGGCGCGCATCCGCCAGCTTCTCCTCGGTAATGTCCTCGATCATCGCGGTGGCATGGACCGCATCGCCCAACGTCTGTGAGACGAGGTTGACCCGAGCCCAGATGATCCGGCCGTCCCGCCGCCGGTAGCGCTTCTCGAAGCGGTCCTGCATGGTCTCGCCGGTGGCCAGACGCTGGTGCAGGGCCTCGCGCTGCGCGGCATCCTCGCTCGGAGTCCACTGG belongs to Methylobacterium sp. 77 and includes:
- a CDS encoding PAS domain-containing methyl-accepting chemotaxis protein, which produces MFNGWGTSAIEAKAKLDAVDRSNGIIEFALDGTILMANQNFLDAVGYTLDEIKGRHHSLFVEADERNSPDYLQFWADLRTGRFQAAEYRRLGKGGREIWIEASYNPVLDRSGKPYKVIKLATDVTRRKIEDADRKGQVEAIGKSQAVIAFDLDGTILDANDNFLTALGYTLPEIVGRHHRLFVEETAREGAAYAEFWNALKRGVYQAGQFKRIAKDGREIWIEASYNPILDASGRPYKVVKFSTDITAQITLLTDLKLIIERNFSAIDQALAISSDASSSATDAAQSTAENVQTVAAAAEELAACVAEISQSMAKSQEATDEASIQVQAAGHFTQQLSDAATAMGGIVGLIRTIAGQINLLALNATIESARAGEAGRGFAVVAQEVKNLANQAARATERITGEIDSVQTISKQVVAALGTIGTSVETMRDHVVSTAAAVEEQSVVTRDMSSNMQVAAGAVSTIAQNVRGISGSVLSVSDAVGTTKNAVRVLAR
- a CDS encoding PAS domain-containing protein is translated as MAVDPIDGGDDSRLLLALEAAAIGVYDYDFPRGSMYWDGRLRGMFGAFAEGPVSFTDNFLNRLHPDDRDRVDGAFQACLDPAGDGVFATEYRIGGRDGEPVRWFADRGRCAFRDGRPSRMVGVVRDITADRQGAIDRQDVIDGHNSIDGQVAIRTGEAPDGPSPIDGRSADERYRLLAAATNDVVWDWDLERDAIVWSEALQTAYGWPPDHVGPGSAWWVGNIHPDDRAVVSAGLNAVLEGRVDKWNHQYRFLKGDGSYAEVLDRGHLVRDAEGAPLRMIGAMLDVTVRSQLEAQFRAVFEGANVGIVQFDPRSVLALRVNAKLCEIWGAPESEIVGRSLAQWTPSEDAAQREALHQRLATGETMQDRFEKRYRRRDGRIIWARVNLVSQTLGDAVHATAMIEDITEEKLADARREALISLGDRLRDLRSNADVVTMTAEILGRTLGTTSAGYGTVDLAAGLVTVAHAWSSDGAALPTRTLRLEEFPVSIASLRRGEVLAVADLGSASDLEADAELYIARGVRAVISVPLLQRGRLVGVLYATESAPRAWTHGEIVFVREVAERAWSGLTRIEADEQQRILNRELSHRMKNTLAMVQAIASQSLRNVTDIEAAKHALAARLIALGKAHDILLTGERESAGMSAVVTSALSLHDDHQPGRFHLSGPEIVIGSKAALSLALMMHELATNAAKYGALSRPDGRVIVEWSVAGVGGDDTIHITWSEQGGPPVQPPTRKGFGSRLIERGLAGAVGGEVSIDYEPGGLICRVVAPLCGFQGGL